The window TCGATCTCGTCACCCTGCCGCAGGTCGATCGCCCGCCTGGTAGCGCCACCGAAGCCGGAGTTGAAGAGACCGGCGGGATCGTCGAGCAACGCCCCCTTGGCGAAGGTGAACTTCACCTTGTCCTTGTACGTCTCGCCGGTGCAGACGATCCCGTCGTGCGACCAGACCGGAACCCCGCTCGGGTTCGACGGTTTTCTCCACTTGACCTCCTCGACCACGGCGGGGTCGGCCTCGTGGATAAGGCGGCGGATCCGGGCGAGGATCTCCCGCTGCCAGGCGGGCAGCTGCGCGATCTTGGCGTCGATGAGCCGCGCGGCGCTATCGCTCTCGTTCGGCATGTTCATCTCCTCTCGGTCACCGCGAGACGGCTGTGAAACCAGGCGTCGCCTGCGCGGCGGGTGTGCGATCGAGCGTCGCCCGCGCGGAGGGTAGGCACATCAGGCGTCGCATGCGGAGGGTATCCGGCAACCAGGCGCCGCTGCGCGCGGTGGGTGGGCAGGCAGGCGGAGCCCGTCAAGGGTCTGCTCGAGGCGGCCTCACCGTGCGCCTCAGGAAGTCCTCGAACATCGGCACGGTGAAGGCGATGTCCCCATGGGCAGGACTGTAGATCATCCCTTTCCTGATGAGCTTCGCACGGCGCGGTCCCAGGCTCTGGACCGACTGGCCCAGGGCCTGGGCCACCTCAGAGGACCTGTACGGACCATCCCCCGAACGCGCCATCGCGATCACGTACTCGCGCTCCTTGGGCGTAAGCCTATCGAATCTCACCCGGAAGAAACCTTCGTCCAACCTCTCGACCGCCCGCTCCGAGGCGAGCTCCACGTCGGCGACTCCGATGGGGGAGTCGTTCGCC of the Trueperaceae bacterium genome contains:
- a CDS encoding DUF1801 domain-containing protein, translating into MPNESDSAARLIDAKIAQLPAWQREILARIRRLIHEADPAVVEEVKWRKPSNPSGVPVWSHDGIVCTGETYKDKVKFTFAKGALLDDPAGLFNSGFGGATRRAIDLRQGDEIDEGAFAALVRRAVELNAQ